The following are from one region of the Heterodontus francisci isolate sHetFra1 chromosome 34, sHetFra1.hap1, whole genome shotgun sequence genome:
- the LOC137349102 gene encoding zinc finger protein 835-like codes for MQSLGLADLRAPEQAAGRVRGQAAETDPESSFMKHKEEPLSVESQEGDTVNHPDESPPQELTEPLDSPGTEYRARGGTAVGGKRRARRAGPTLACPTCGKTFKSWLWLEKHRAAHARIYQCGDCGKRFGQPHGLKAHRLVHSGERPHACPVCGLAFSRPSNLARHRCSSHSRAGLPYKCGDCGRGFIYPSELEIHRRVHSGERPFACAECGKAFASSSHLLTHRRVHTEERAFGCAECGKRFKSAGELKVHGRTHTGERPFACGRCGKAFGQSSKLLRHQRVHTGERPYVCSACGKGFGESAHLLAHRLLHTGERPFVCPLCGKGFTVSSSLLTHQRVHTGERPYACTDCGKAFSGADCLLTHRRVHTGERPFACPLCGKRFTVSSNLRRHQRVHTGERPFPCPVCGKAFSQSSHLLKHQRVHA; via the coding sequence GTCGCAGGAAGGGGACACGGTTAACCACCCGGACGAGTCACCACCTCAGGAGCTGACGGAACCACTGGACTCGCCCGGGACCGAATATCGGGCGCGGGGAGGGACGGCGGTGGGAGGCAAACGGCGGGCGCGAAGGGCGGGCCCGACGCTGGCGTGCCCGACCTGCGGCAAGACCTTCAAGTCGTGGCTGTGGCTGGAGAAGCACCGAGCGGCCCACGCCCGGATATACCAGTGCGGCGACTGCGGCAAGCGCTTCGGGCAGCCCCACGGGCTGAAGGCCCACCGACTGGTGCACAGCGGCGAGCGGCCCCACGCCTGCCCGGTCTGCGGCCTGGCCTTCAGCCGCCCTTCCAACCTGGCCCGGCACCGCTGCAGCAGCCACAGCCGGGCCGGCCTGCCCTACAAGTGCGGCGACTGCGGCCGGGGCTTCATCTACCCGTCGGAGCTGGAGATCCACCGGCGGGTGCACTCGGGCGAGCGGCCCTTCGCCTGCGCCGAGTGCGGCAAGGCCTTCGCCAGCTCCTCCCACCTGCTGACCCACCGGCGGGTCCACACCGAGGAGCGGGCCTTCGGCTGCGCCGAGTGCGGCAAACGCTTCAAGAGCGCCGGCGAGCTGAAGGTGCACGGCCGCACCCACACGGGCGAGCGGCCCTTTGCCTGCGGCCGCTGCGGTAAAGCCTTCGGCCAGTCCTCCAAGCTGCTGCGGCATCAGCGGGTCCACACGGGCGAGCGTCCCTACGTCTGCTCGGCCTGCGGCAAGGGTTTCGGCGAGTCGGCCCACCTACTGGCCCACCGGCTGCTCCACACTGGCGAGCGGCCCTTCGTCTGCCCACTCTGCGGCAAGGGCTTCACCGTCTCCTCCAGCCTGCTGACCCACCAGCGGGTCCACACCGGCGAACGGCCCTACGCCTGTACGGACTGCGGCAAGGCCTTCAGTGGGGCCGACTGCCTGCTCACCCACCGGCGGGTCCACACGGGTGAGCGGCCCTTCGCCTGCCCGCTCTGCGGCAAGCgcttcaccgtctcctccaatctGCGGCGGCACCAGCGGGTCCACACCGGCGAGAGGCCCTTCCCCTGCCCCGTCTGCGGCAAGGCTTTCAGCCAGTCCTCCCACCTCCTCAAGCACCAGCGGGTGCACGCCTGA